In the genome of Chloroflexota bacterium, the window CCCGGTGGCACCGGTGCACCGCGGTACACATCGAACAGCTCCACCTTCTGCAATAACTTGCCACCAGCCCTCACAATAGCGTCGCGCACCTGCACTGCGGGCACATCCTCATCCACAACCAGAGCCAGGTCTCGCGCTACGGCAGGAAAGCGCGAAATTGGCTGGTAGTAATAGGAGGAGGGCGCAAGCGCCAGAAGGGCTTCCAGGTCGAACTCCAATAGGCACACCCGTTGCGCAGGCAAATCAAAATTCTCCCGCACCAGTGGATGCACCTCGCCTAGCACGCCGATGTCGCAGTCATTCATCACCAGCTTGGCTACCCGGCCAGTTTGGAATGCGGGGTGATCTGTCGGCTCGAAGGAATAGCCAGTAATGTGCAGATGATGGAGCAGAGTTTCAACCACGCCTTTCAGGTCATAAAAGTCTAGTGGCTCCCCTCGCTTTACTGCCCAACTCGTGACGTGACGAGGGCCAGTCAGCGCAATCCCCAAACGGCGAGGTTCGTCCGGAAGCTCCTGCCCTGGCTGCGGCAGATAGACCCTCGCTATCTCAAAGATAGTCACCCGCTCCGTGAAGCGCAGGTTATCGCGCAGCGTCTCTAGCAGTGAATTCATCAGAGTGCGCCGCATATATTCCCGCTCGCTGGTTAGCGGATTGGCCAAGCGGATATAGCCGTTTGGATCCACTGCTTTCCTGGCAGGATCGAGCTTGGACACGCTCTCTAGATTGGTCAATGAGTAGGTGATTACCTCCGTCAACCCACAGCCAACGAGGATGTCCCGCACTTGCTGCTCTCCCTCCAGGCTGAAATTGCGGCGTTGTGGCGGCAACTCGTCCCGCAAAAGCGTATCCGGTATCTTGTCATAGCCAACAACACGCGCCACCTCTTCTACTACATCTGCGGGTATCTCGACGTCCAGGCGATAATAAGGCACGGTAATGCGAATTGGAGCGGGATCTTCGCCAGGTTCACAGGCGAATCCCAGCGATTGCAGGATTCCCACCGTCTGCTGGCGACTGATCTGGATGCCCAGCAAGCGGGTGACCTCCCCGGATGGCAGGTCAATGGTCCTGATCTGCTGCTTTACAGGGTAGCAATCGGCAATGCCTGCTGCGATCACTCCACCCGCTAGTTGACGCATCAGTTCGCTAGCACGCTGAGCAGCTATGACTGTGGCCTCAGGGGGCAAACCACGTCCAAAGCGAAGCGATGCTTCGCTGGGCAACTTGAGCAACTCGGAGGTACGGCGGTTATTGAGATTGTTGAAGTTGGCAGACTCCAGAAGCACGTTCGTGGTGAAGGGACTGATTTCAGTGTCCAAGCCGCCCATCACGCCAGCAATAGCCACAGGGCCACTGCCATCGGTAATAAGCAGCATATCGGGTTCAAGCTGGCGCTCAACGCCATCCAAAGTGGTAATGGTCTCCCCTTGCCGGGCGCGACGCACAATAATCACAGGTTTCTCACCTGTTGTGCGGCCGCGCAACTTATCATAGTCAAAGGCATGCAGGGGTTGGCCCCATTCCAGCATGACATAGTTGGTGATGTCCACGATGCAATTGATGGGGCGCATCCCAGCCATGCGCAGACGCCGCTGCATCCATACGGGCGATGGGCCAACTTTGACCCCCTTAATCAATGTGGCACTGTAGCGCGCACACAAGTCTGGATCGGCGATCTCGATTTCGATCTGACCCGCAATGGGCGTTCCCTCTGCCTTCATTGTTGGTTCAGTCAACTTGAGCTTCTGGCCAGTAAGTGCAGCCACCTCTCGAGCCACGCCAATGACCGAGAGACAGCGGCCCAGGTTAGGGGTCAGGTCTATATCCAGAACCGTGTCCCCAAGATAGTCCTGCAAAGGCACCCCCACCGGCGCATCTGCATCGAGGATCAGGATGCCCTCATGCTCGTCCGACAATCCAAGTTCCTTCTCCGAGCAGACCATGCCTGCCGAGAGCACACCGCGAATCTTGGTCGGTTTAAGCGTAATGTAGCGCCGTTCCTCGGAATAGCCATCGATGAGCTTGGCGCCACTGCGGGCAAAGGCTACTTTCTGCCCACGGTCGCCCACCCTCAAGTTGGTTGCTCCGGTGACCACAGCCTCTGGCTCACCCGCGCCATGATCCACCACGGCGATGGTCAAGCGGTCAGCATTGGGGTGCGGGCGCACCTCCACTACCTCGCCTACTACGATTTTGTCGCGGTCCCACTCCGCACCAATCTGCTCGATTGCTGCTACCTCCAACCCAGCCAAGGTCATGCGTTCCGCCAATTCGGGCAAAGGCAGCACAATGTCCACATACTCTTTTAGCCAGCTTAACGGTACCCTCATCGTGTCATCTCCTTCACAATATCTGGCTTACGCAAACTGCTGCAAGAAGCGCAAGTCGTTGGCAAAGAAGTAACGGATATCATCAATGCCATATTTCAGCATGGCAATGCGCTCTGGCCCCATGCCAAAGGCAAAGCCAGTGTAGATAGCAGGGTCGTAGCCTCCGTTGCATAGCACCTGTGGATGCACCATGCCCGAGCCCAAGATCTCTAGCCAGCCTGTGTACTTACAAACACGGCATCCCTTGCCCTTGCAAAGGATACAATCAATGTCCATCTCTGCGCTGGGCTCTGTGAACGGGAAGTAACTGGCGCGGAAGCGCACTTTGCGTTCTGCACCAAACATCTGTCGGGCAAAGTGGGTCAGCACACCTTTCAGGTCGCCCATCGTTACATGATAGCCGATGGCCAGCCCCTCAACCTGGTAGAACATGGATTCATGTCGAGCCGTGACCTGCTCATAGCGATAGCATTTTCCGGGCAAGATGACCCGAATCGGTTCGGGACAATACATGCGCATGACCCGTATCTGCCCTGGGGAGGTATGCGTGCGCAACAACACCCCTTCGCGCGTGGTGTGTAACGTGCTCCACATGTCGCGCGCGGGATGGTAGGGAGGGATGTTGAGCAATTGGAAATTATTGAGATCTGTTTCCACCTCCGGAGTTTCCACCACCTGGAAGCCCATTTGTGCGAAGATGGCGTAAATCTCGCGCAATGTGCGTGTGCTGATATGCAGGCAGCCAGGGCCAACCGGACGTCCTGGCAAAGTCACGTCAATCCGTTCCTCTGCTAGCCGGCGCTGGATTTCCTCC includes:
- the pheS gene encoding phenylalanine--tRNA ligase subunit alpha; translated protein: MVSDQLRALEKKALDELKDVSSTEALDKWRVAYLGRKGSLTAILRGMGQLPPEERPAIGQAANQLRLTLERAYAEKAEALKREEIQRRLAEERIDVTLPGRPVGPGCLHISTRTLREIYAIFAQMGFQVVETPEVETDLNNFQLLNIPPYHPARDMWSTLHTTREGVLLRTHTSPGQIRVMRMYCPEPIRVILPGKCYRYEQVTARHESMFYQVEGLAIGYHVTMGDLKGVLTHFARQMFGAERKVRFRASYFPFTEPSAEMDIDCILCKGKGCRVCKYTGWLEILGSGMVHPQVLCNGGYDPAIYTGFAFGMGPERIAMLKYGIDDIRYFFANDLRFLQQFA
- a CDS encoding phenylalanine--tRNA ligase subunit beta, with the protein product MRVPLSWLKEYVDIVLPLPELAERMTLAGLEVAAIEQIGAEWDRDKIVVGEVVEVRPHPNADRLTIAVVDHGAGEPEAVVTGATNLRVGDRGQKVAFARSGAKLIDGYSEERRYITLKPTKIRGVLSAGMVCSEKELGLSDEHEGILILDADAPVGVPLQDYLGDTVLDIDLTPNLGRCLSVIGVAREVAALTGQKLKLTEPTMKAEGTPIAGQIEIEIADPDLCARYSATLIKGVKVGPSPVWMQRRLRMAGMRPINCIVDITNYVMLEWGQPLHAFDYDKLRGRTTGEKPVIIVRRARQGETITTLDGVERQLEPDMLLITDGSGPVAIAGVMGGLDTEISPFTTNVLLESANFNNLNNRRTSELLKLPSEASLRFGRGLPPEATVIAAQRASELMRQLAGGVIAAGIADCYPVKQQIRTIDLPSGEVTRLLGIQISRQQTVGILQSLGFACEPGEDPAPIRITVPYYRLDVEIPADVVEEVARVVGYDKIPDTLLRDELPPQRRNFSLEGEQQVRDILVGCGLTEVITYSLTNLESVSKLDPARKAVDPNGYIRLANPLTSEREYMRRTLMNSLLETLRDNLRFTERVTIFEIARVYLPQPGQELPDEPRRLGIALTGPRHVTSWAVKRGEPLDFYDLKGVVETLLHHLHITGYSFEPTDHPAFQTGRVAKLVMNDCDIGVLGEVHPLVRENFDLPAQRVCLLEFDLEALLALAPSSYYYQPISRFPAVARDLALVVDEDVPAVQVRDAIVRAGGKLLQKVELFDVYRGAPVPPGKKSLAYTLTYQAMDRTLTDDEVDRVQLRIQRTLERELGAQLRT